In Carassius auratus strain Wakin chromosome 36, ASM336829v1, whole genome shotgun sequence, the following are encoded in one genomic region:
- the LOC113055390 gene encoding equilibrative nucleoside transporter 1-like translates to MDPQVPKDKYNGVWLVFFMLGLGTLLPWNFFMTATMYFTNRLGDPLREANVSVNATEEDSRSVLQAKFNNVMTLCAMVPLLVFTCLNSVLHQRIPQKIRIAGSLTAILLVFLLTAILVKVDLEPLAFFIITMIKIICINSFGAVLQGSLFGMAGLLPASYTTPIMSGQGLAGTFAAFAMICAIASGSALHDSAFGYFITACVVISLAIAAYAVLPKLEFYQYYQESQQSKPAEDEENKTDLMKKDEREKSAGGDDKQTPSILDIFKKIWVMAFSVCFAFTITIGTFPAITVDVKSTVADGGQWGLYFIPVSCFLLFNMFDWLGRSLTAVCMWPGKDSKLLPGLLVARVIFVPLFMLCNVQPRHNLPVYFSHDGWFIGFMILFAFSNGYLASLCMCFGPKKVDASEAETAGAIMAFFLSLGLALGASLSFLFRALV, encoded by the exons ATGGACCCTCAGGTGCCCAAAGACAA ATATAACGGCGTGTGGTTGGTTTTCTTCATGCTGGGGTTGGGAACGCTGCTGCCGTGGAATTTCTTCATGACAGCCACTATG TACTTCACCAATCGTCTCGGGGACCCTTTAAGAGAAGCGAATGTCTCAGTCAACGCGACTGAAGAAGACTCCCGGAGCGTCTTACAGGCCAAGTTTAATAATGTGATGACGCTGTGTGCGATGGTTCCTCTGCTGGTGTTCACCTGCCTCAACTCAGTGCTTCACCAGAG AATCCCTCAGAAGATCCGGATCGCAGGGAGTCTGACGGCGATTCTGCTGGTGTTCCTGCTCACTGCCATCCTGGTGAAAGTAGATTTGGAGCCACTGGCGTTCTTCATCATCACCATGATTAAAATCATCTGCATTAACT CGTTCGGAGCGGTTCTTCAGGGAAGTCTGTTCGGGATGGCCGGTCTCCTGCCAGCGTCCTACACAACACCCATCATGAGCGGACAGGGGCTCGCAGGAACCTTCGCTGCTTTCGCCATGATCTGTGCCATCGCCA GTGGTTCTGCTTTACACGACAGCGCGTTTGGATACTTCATCACAGCGTGTGTCGTTATCTCCCTCGCCATCGCAGCGTACGCGGTCCTTCCTAAACTG GAGTTTTATCAGTACTATCAGGAGAGTCAGCAGAGCAAACCAGCTGAAGATGAAGAGAACAAGACGGATCTTATGAAGAAAG ATGAGCGGGAGAAGAGCGCTGGCGGTGACGACAAACAAACACCGTCCATACTGGACATCTTTAAGAAG ATCTGGGTTATGGCGTTCTCTGTGTGTTTCGCCTTCACCATCACCATCGGCACGTTTCCCGCCATCACTGTGGACGTTAAATCTACTGTTGCTGATGGAGGACAGTGGG GTTTGTATTTCATCCCAGTGTCTTGTTTCCTGTTATTCAACATGTTTGATTGGCTGGGTCGCAGTCTGACCGCTGTCTGTATGTGG ccTGGGAAAGACAGTAAGCTGCTTCCGGGTCTGTTAGTGGCCCGTGTGATATTTGTCCCTCTCTTCATGCTCTGTAATGTCCAGCCTCGCCACAATCTGCCCGTCTACTTCTCACACGACGGCTGGTTCATCGGCTTCATGATCCTCTTTGCCTTTTCTAATGGATATCTGGCCAGTCTGTGCATGTGCTTCGGGCCCAA GAAGGTGGATGCGAGCGAGGCGGAGACGGCTGGAGCGATCATGGCCTTCTTCCTGTCTCTTGGTCTCGCTCTCGGAGCGTCTCTGTCGTTTCTGTTTCGAGCGCTCGTCTGA
- the LOC113055392 gene encoding VIP peptides-like isoform X2 — MISLSSCQMLLLMTVCGVFFCRTLALPAISAYSDIRPSALDEDGEDDWTRDPSLQDLEAYKLLYELVNTDERPSRHADGLFTSGYSKLLGQLSAKEFLESLLTKRVSDELDVEQMPVKRHSDAVFTDNYSRYRKQMAAKKYLNSVLAGKRR; from the exons ATGATTTCACTGAGCAGCTGTCAGATGCTTCTCCTGATGACCGTCTGCGGCGTTTTCTTCTGCAGGACTCTCGCATTGCCTGCCATCTCCGCATATTCTGACATCAG ACCAAGCGCTCTTGATGAAGACGGAGAGGACGATTGGACGAGAGACCCGTCACTACAGGATCTGGAGGCGTATAAACTCCTGTATGAACTCGTAAACACCGATGAGAG ACCATCCAGACACGCTGATGGGCTGTTCACAAGCGGATACAGCAAACTGCTCGGACAACTGTCTGCTAAAGAGTTTCTGGAGTCTTTACTTACAAAGAGAGTCAG TGATGAGCTGGATGTGGAGCAGATGCCTGTGAAACGTCACTCAGACGCCGTCTTCACAGACAACTACAGCCGCTACCGCAAACAGATGGCGGCCAAGAAATACCTCAACTCAGTTCTGGCAGGAAAACGGAG GTGA
- the LOC113055392 gene encoding VIP peptides-like isoform X1 codes for MISLSSCQMLLLMTVCGVFFCRTLALPAISAYSDIRPSALDEDGEDDWTRDPSLQDLEAYKLLYELVNTDERPSRHADGLFTSGYSKLLGQLSAKEFLESLLTKRVSDELDVEQMPVKRHSDAVFTDNYSRYRKQMAAKKYLNSVLAGKRRYGSNKR; via the exons ATGATTTCACTGAGCAGCTGTCAGATGCTTCTCCTGATGACCGTCTGCGGCGTTTTCTTCTGCAGGACTCTCGCATTGCCTGCCATCTCCGCATATTCTGACATCAG ACCAAGCGCTCTTGATGAAGACGGAGAGGACGATTGGACGAGAGACCCGTCACTACAGGATCTGGAGGCGTATAAACTCCTGTATGAACTCGTAAACACCGATGAGAG ACCATCCAGACACGCTGATGGGCTGTTCACAAGCGGATACAGCAAACTGCTCGGACAACTGTCTGCTAAAGAGTTTCTGGAGTCTTTACTTACAAAGAGAGTCAG TGATGAGCTGGATGTGGAGCAGATGCCTGTGAAACGTCACTCAGACGCCGTCTTCACAGACAACTACAGCCGCTACCGCAAACAGATGGCGGCCAAGAAATACCTCAACTCAGTTCTGGCAGGAAAACGGAGGTACGGCTCGAATAAAAG GTGA